The DNA window GCAATGGTCGCGTTCGCGGAGGAGCTTGAACGCATCGAATCCCATCAGCGTGCGCAAGGATCGCGAGCGACCGAGCGGCGGAGTCTTCGGCAGAAAGAAGGCGACGAATCCACCAGCCATCCTGACTCCCGCACCGGCATACCCCGCAACCGGGGAGGCGTCGGCATTCAGAACCAAACTCGTCGCGTAGCCCGCGATCATCCAGCCGATCGTTCCGCCCAAACGCACCAGCGGAAATTCCCGCTCGCCGGACTTGAGGTGCACCATCGAGATGCTCGCAAGCGTGCTCCACATGGGCGCGGCAACGATCGAACTCGCAAAAAGCAGCGCGATAAACCACCAGGGTGAGAGCCCGACATCGAGCACGGCGAACGCACCCGCAAGCAGGATCGCGCTGCCGAGTCCGATCCATCCCATCAGCCGTTCGGCGGAGAAGCGGTTGTCCGCGAGCGCACCGACACACACCGGCGAAAGCAACGAAGCCACCGGGCCCGCCAGCCACGCCCACTGGACCTGATGGCTGTCCAGACCCTTCGCCATCAGGATGTTCGTCAGGGCCGGCACATAGAAGCCGGGCGACATTCCCAGCAGGAAGAACATCAGCCACAGCCAACCCATCACCGGCGCCGGGCTGCGCTCGCTCGACACGCCGCGACGCTAGCGGCGGCTCTCCGGCCGGCAAGACCCATTCGTTGCCAGCGTTGGCTTGCCCTGCCCTCGGCGGATTCCTACCCTCGACAGCGTTTTTCCATCCCCCGGAATCATGACCCCCCGCATCACCCTTCTTCTCGGATTTTTCGTCACGCCCGCGTTCGGACAGGCCTATTCCTGGGCCGGCCCCGTTTCCGGCACCTGGGGCAGCCCCGTGTTCTGGAGCCCGTCGACCGGCTTTCCTAACGGCGCCGGAACCACCGCCACGCTGTCGAACACCGCGGGACCCTACGACGTGATTCTCGACGGCAGCTATTCGGTCGACCAATTCACCCACAACGGGTCCGGGAATTTCACCGCGACCTCGAGGACCTTCACCGTCAACGGCAACAGCACGCTCGCCGGTGACAGCATGATTTTCAGCAACTCG is part of the Haloferula helveola genome and encodes:
- a CDS encoding MFS transporter produces the protein MSSERSPAPVMGWLWLMFFLLGMSPGFYVPALTNILMAKGLDSHQVQWAWLAGPVASLLSPVCVGALADNRFSAERLMGWIGLGSAILLAGAFAVLDVGLSPWWFIALLFASSIVAAPMWSTLASISMVHLKSGEREFPLVRLGGTIGWMIAGYATSLVLNADASPVAGYAGAGVRMAGGFVAFFLPKTPPLGRSRSLRTLMGFDAFKLLRERDHCVFFATTALLSIPLVAFYMWTPRHLEDAGDPHATATMALGQFSEILAMLLMAALISRFRVKTLLLVALGLSAVRYGLFAWSGASGGRAGLVTGVALHGMCYTFYFITAQLFLDRRVPPAMRTQAQGLLSLFSNGVGSLVGTVVVRSLYDYTVPAGRGGWEVYWGLLGAMIVAITIGFAFAYVGVPAGKRQNE